From a region of the Sagittula sp. P11 genome:
- a CDS encoding dioxygenase, with translation MTILSGVSEVTPAVQDVMARTTDPRLREIMTSLITHLHGFIRDVRLTEAEFQQATKILNTMGQQSNDKHNEFVLMAGSLGVSSLVCLLNNGDNGTTETTQSLLGPFWRLNHPMTENGGSILRSETPGPRLDGCFRFVDKEGQPIEGLEVDIWHASPVGLYENQDDSQAEYNLRGKFLTGADGLVRFRSVRPVGYPIPTTTTVGRLLEAQNRHPYRPAHVHVLAHKPGLKTLISQIYVDDTDYLHTDVQFGVTRALVGELTAHDERHPVDGDVGQWFSLDHTLVLEPGESKLPIPPIK, from the coding sequence ATGACCATTCTTTCCGGCGTATCTGAGGTCACGCCAGCCGTGCAGGACGTCATGGCCCGGACCACCGATCCGCGCCTGCGCGAGATCATGACCTCGCTGATCACCCATCTGCACGGTTTCATCCGCGATGTGCGGCTGACCGAGGCCGAGTTCCAGCAGGCGACGAAGATCCTCAACACCATGGGGCAGCAGTCGAACGACAAGCACAACGAGTTCGTTCTGATGGCGGGGTCGCTCGGGGTGTCCTCGCTGGTCTGCCTACTCAACAACGGCGACAATGGCACCACCGAAACGACGCAATCGTTGCTGGGGCCGTTCTGGCGGCTGAACCATCCGATGACCGAAAACGGCGGCTCGATCCTCCGGTCGGAGACGCCGGGGCCGCGTCTGGACGGTTGTTTCCGCTTTGTCGACAAGGAGGGCCAGCCGATCGAAGGGCTGGAAGTGGACATCTGGCACGCCTCGCCCGTGGGGCTCTACGAGAACCAGGACGACAGCCAGGCAGAGTACAACCTGCGCGGCAAGTTCCTGACCGGCGCGGACGGCTTGGTGCGGTTTCGCTCGGTTCGGCCCGTGGGCTACCCGATTCCTACGACCACCACGGTGGGCCGGCTGCTGGAGGCGCAGAACCGTCACCCGTACCGTCCGGCGCATGTGCATGTGCTGGCGCATAAGCCGGGGCTGAAGACGTTGATCTCGCAGATTTACGTCGATGACACCGACTACCTGCACACGGATGTGCAGTTCGGCGTGACCCGTGCGCTGGTGGGCGAGCTGACCGCCCATGACGAACGCCACCCCGTCGACGGCGACGTGGGCCAGTGGTTCAGCCTCGATCATACGCTGGTGCTGGAGCCCGGCGAATCCAAGCTTCCCATTCCTCCGATCAAGTGA
- a CDS encoding transporter substrate-binding domain-containing protein, with protein MTSLRIAFNLNNRAVVQLHDGVFTGPAAKVARHIAEALGDVTLKGNADARSILQDIGSGWDMAFLAADPKRAHLMRFSTPYLQVRATLLLHEGNPATNFAEYLATGQPILSVAGAAYHGHLARLVPESCLIAAESAADARQRFADGDAPALAGLRATFADRPFPETRMLQDDFATISQAVALAPEAASLLTTVEIAIHKAGLP; from the coding sequence ATGACCTCTCTGCGCATCGCCTTCAATCTGAACAACCGCGCCGTGGTGCAACTGCACGACGGCGTCTTTACCGGCCCTGCCGCAAAAGTGGCACGTCATATCGCCGAGGCGCTTGGCGACGTGACCCTGAAGGGAAACGCCGACGCGCGCAGCATCTTGCAAGACATCGGCAGCGGCTGGGATATGGCCTTCCTCGCTGCCGATCCGAAACGTGCGCACTTGATGCGTTTCAGCACGCCATACCTGCAGGTCCGCGCAACCCTGCTCCTGCACGAAGGCAACCCTGCAACAAACTTTGCGGAGTACCTTGCGACGGGGCAGCCGATCCTTTCGGTGGCGGGGGCAGCCTACCACGGGCATCTTGCGCGCCTCGTTCCAGAAAGCTGCCTGATCGCCGCAGAAAGCGCCGCAGACGCGAGACAACGCTTTGCAGATGGCGACGCTCCGGCACTCGCGGGGCTGCGCGCAACTTTTGCCGACAGACCTTTCCCGGAAACGCGGATGCTCCAGGACGATTTCGCCACAATCTCTCAGGCGGTGGCGCTCGCCCCGGAAGCGGCCTCCCTTTTAACCACTGTCGAGATCGCCATTCACAAGGCGGGACTGCCCTGA
- a CDS encoding L-2-amino-thiazoline-4-carboxylic acid hydrolase, with the protein MTDTTDTTTAPDSTSATGVHDIPILLRRRIEAMILKHVLDVITERSGRKEAEAVIGETCSRSAIEQGKQLAEQLGHAPDLTDFAAIQPNWTREDALRIDTLEATEEKLDFNVTRCRYSEMYKEMGLGDIGHLLSCNRDGDFCIGYNPQIELTRTQTIMKGASHCDFRFRMKKEDS; encoded by the coding sequence ATGACTGACACAACCGACACAACCACCGCACCGGACAGCACCTCGGCGACGGGCGTTCACGACATTCCGATCCTCCTGCGTCGGCGGATCGAGGCGATGATCCTGAAGCACGTGCTGGACGTCATCACCGAACGCTCGGGCCGTAAGGAGGCCGAGGCGGTGATCGGAGAGACATGCTCGCGCTCTGCCATCGAGCAGGGCAAGCAACTGGCCGAGCAACTGGGCCACGCCCCGGACCTGACAGATTTCGCCGCGATCCAGCCGAACTGGACGCGCGAAGACGCGCTGCGGATCGACACGCTGGAAGCCACCGAGGAAAAGCTCGACTTCAACGTCACGCGCTGCCGCTATTCCGAGATGTACAAGGAAATGGGTCTCGGCGACATCGGCCACCTGCTGTCCTGCAACCGGGACGGCGATTTCTGCATCGGCTACAACCCGCAGATCGAGCTGACCCGCACCCAGACCATCATGAAGGGCGCAAGCCACTGCGATTTCCGTTTCCGCATGAAGAAAGAGGACAGCTGA
- a CDS encoding M20 aminoacylase family protein, producing MAIENWVGKELETLTAFRRDLHQNPELLYDTVRTAATVAEALRAAGVDEVVEGIGRTGVVGVIHGQSNKSGRMIGLRADMDALPINEATGKPWASKVPGKMHACGHDGHTTMLLGAAKHLAQSRAFDGTVIVIFQPAEEGGAGARAMIEDGLFTRWPCNEVYGMHNRPGMPVGEFTIAPGPIMGSVDEVRITIEGRGGHAAKPNETIDPLPVAATIIQSVQTIASRTIDPMDNAVVSLCTMQAGNAFNVIPQTAEITGTVRALREEVRDQVEARLKSLVENIASGFGATGKVDYIRHYPVTVNHERETDLAAQAAQEVAGVDRVDLEMAPVLGGEDFSFMLNEVPGAMINIGNGPSAGLHHPEYDFDDDVIGWGCSYWTTLVRQRLPAA from the coding sequence ATGGCCATCGAGAACTGGGTCGGCAAGGAGCTGGAAACTCTCACCGCCTTTCGCCGTGACCTGCACCAGAACCCCGAATTGCTCTACGACACCGTTCGCACCGCCGCCACCGTCGCCGAGGCCCTGCGCGCCGCCGGTGTCGACGAGGTGGTCGAAGGCATCGGCCGTACGGGCGTGGTGGGGGTGATCCACGGCCAGAGCAACAAGAGCGGGCGCATGATCGGGCTGCGCGCCGACATGGATGCGCTTCCGATCAACGAGGCCACGGGCAAACCATGGGCTTCGAAGGTGCCTGGCAAGATGCACGCCTGCGGCCATGACGGCCATACCACGATGCTCTTGGGCGCGGCGAAGCACCTGGCCCAAAGCCGCGCCTTCGACGGCACGGTGATCGTGATCTTCCAGCCGGCCGAGGAAGGCGGGGCAGGCGCCAGGGCAATGATCGAAGACGGTCTGTTCACCCGCTGGCCATGCAACGAGGTCTACGGGATGCACAACCGGCCAGGAATGCCGGTGGGCGAATTCACGATTGCGCCCGGCCCGATCATGGGCTCGGTCGACGAGGTCCGCATCACCATCGAAGGGCGCGGCGGTCACGCTGCCAAGCCGAACGAGACCATCGACCCTCTGCCGGTCGCGGCAACGATCATCCAGTCGGTGCAGACCATCGCTTCGCGCACAATCGACCCGATGGACAACGCCGTGGTGTCCCTGTGCACCATGCAGGCCGGAAACGCCTTCAACGTGATCCCGCAGACGGCCGAAATCACCGGCACGGTGCGTGCCTTGCGCGAGGAGGTCCGCGATCAGGTGGAGGCCCGGCTGAAGAGCCTGGTGGAGAATATCGCGTCGGGTTTCGGTGCGACCGGGAAGGTCGACTACATCCGCCACTACCCCGTGACCGTGAACCATGAGCGCGAAACGGACCTGGCCGCACAGGCCGCGCAGGAAGTGGCTGGCGTGGACCGCGTCGATCTCGAAATGGCACCGGTGTTGGGCGGCGAGGATTTCTCTTTCATGCTGAACGAGGTTCCCGGTGCGATGATCAACATTGGCAACGGTCCCTCGGCGGGACTGCATCATCCGGAATACGATTTCGACGATGACGTGATCGGCTGGGGATGCTCGTACTGGACGACGCTGGTGCGTCAGCGTCTCCCGGCGGCTTGA
- a CDS encoding sugar phosphate isomerase/epimerase — protein MNALNGIGLGHFTFLDQSPVDLVRLARQAGFGFVGLRFHPVATGQLNWLPDAAGLRELARVMEGEGIGLYDIETVVIDAGFDAEALIPALDAAAQLGGQRVNTCADVFPALAERFARVCALAGERGLSVDIECMKWRGVNRPGACLGLIKASGATNAGYLVDTLHHARCGGTTDDLRQIAPGLLRSVQICDAPLPAPETTDALLAEARGGRLLPGEGALPLAESLRALPHDAVISVELPNASDERDPLTRARAIHAATTALLKEL, from the coding sequence ATGAATGCACTGAACGGCATCGGCCTTGGGCACTTCACTTTTCTCGACCAGTCGCCGGTCGATCTGGTGCGGCTGGCGCGGCAGGCGGGCTTCGGCTTTGTAGGCCTTCGGTTCCACCCTGTTGCCACCGGACAATTGAACTGGCTGCCCGACGCGGCGGGCCTGCGCGAGCTGGCCCGCGTCATGGAAGGCGAAGGGATCGGCCTTTACGACATCGAAACCGTAGTGATCGACGCGGGGTTCGACGCCGAGGCGCTGATCCCCGCGCTGGATGCGGCGGCGCAACTGGGTGGGCAGCGAGTCAACACCTGCGCCGATGTCTTCCCCGCACTGGCGGAACGGTTTGCGCGTGTCTGCGCGCTGGCGGGGGAACGCGGCCTGTCCGTGGACATCGAGTGCATGAAGTGGCGCGGCGTGAACCGGCCCGGCGCCTGTCTCGGCCTGATCAAGGCAAGCGGGGCCACCAACGCCGGTTATCTCGTGGACACGTTGCACCATGCGCGCTGCGGCGGCACGACCGACGATCTGCGGCAGATCGCGCCCGGCCTGCTGCGCTCTGTCCAGATCTGCGACGCGCCCTTGCCCGCGCCCGAAACCACCGACGCGCTGCTGGCCGAGGCCCGTGGCGGGCGGCTTCTGCCCGGCGAGGGTGCGCTGCCTCTGGCAGAGTCCCTGCGCGCCCTGCCACACGACGCGGTGATCTCGGTCGAGCTGCCCAATGCCTCAGACGAACGCGATCCGCTGACCCGCGCCCGTGCCATCCACGCCGCCACGACGGCCCTTCTGAAAGAACTGTGA
- the aroQ gene encoding type II 3-dehydroquinate dehydratase yields the protein MPDILILNGPNLNLLGKRQPEIYGRETLDDVARLCQEACAEGFNTRLEQSNHEGDIIDWIHQARETTCGIVINPGAFTHTSIAILDALNTYEPPVIEVHISQVHKREAFRHHSYVSHRADGVIAGLGLEGYVAGIRRICQLAGTR from the coding sequence ATGCCTGACATCCTGATCCTCAACGGCCCGAACCTGAACCTGCTGGGCAAACGCCAGCCCGAGATCTACGGGCGCGAGACGCTCGATGACGTGGCGCGCCTGTGCCAAGAGGCCTGCGCCGAGGGCTTCAACACCCGGCTGGAACAGTCCAACCACGAAGGCGACATCATCGACTGGATTCACCAAGCCCGCGAGACGACCTGCGGCATCGTGATCAATCCCGGCGCCTTCACTCATACGTCGATTGCCATTCTCGACGCGCTCAACACCTATGAGCCGCCGGTGATCGAGGTCCACATCAGCCAGGTCCACAAGCGCGAGGCCTTCCGCCATCATTCCTATGTGTCGCACCGGGCCGACGGTGTGATCGCGGGCCTTGGCCTGGAAGGCTACGTCGCCGGCATCCGCCGCATCTGCCAGCTTGCAGGAACCCGCTGA
- a CDS encoding MFS transporter, which translates to MATETDFSFAALTGPAKRHIRVFQVHQFLDRFAMGLTVAVVALALTDRGMDLFQISLLFGVYSLTTMAMELPFGGLADNIGRKPVFLAAVVASLVSLALFLSTRDFYVLALSFAFIGFGRALRSGTLDAWFVETFRAAAPNVDVQPALAKAQWANAMGLAVGAVLGGVLPDLFGPVAESLGFSVYDVSYAASFAVMLGVFTYTLLVIVEDPRPLNPQALKQGFATVPQVIGDAGLLALRHPALSVLLAALAFFLMATNPVEVIWPTHAKPMLEEGYANTVIGVLTATYFFSIAFGASLSPYISRIFRRRHAITLAAAFACMAGVQVALALQGSIAGFATVFILYSVLLGVSETPASSILHRCVEDRQRSTMLSLRSLIQQLGAALGLVLVGAVAEAYSTPAAWIVGAAFLVVAVILLGILAKRLAAEIE; encoded by the coding sequence ATGGCAACAGAAACAGACTTCTCCTTTGCTGCGCTGACCGGTCCGGCGAAACGGCACATCCGGGTGTTTCAGGTCCACCAGTTTCTCGATCGTTTTGCGATGGGTCTGACGGTTGCCGTCGTTGCACTGGCCTTGACCGATCGCGGCATGGACCTCTTCCAGATCTCGCTGCTGTTTGGGGTCTACTCACTGACAACCATGGCGATGGAACTTCCGTTCGGCGGACTGGCTGACAACATTGGACGCAAGCCGGTCTTCCTGGCCGCAGTCGTCGCCAGCCTGGTCTCTCTGGCACTCTTTCTCTCGACGCGCGATTTCTACGTTCTCGCGCTCTCATTTGCCTTCATCGGTTTCGGGCGAGCCCTGCGGTCGGGCACGCTCGACGCATGGTTCGTTGAGACCTTCCGAGCCGCTGCGCCGAACGTGGACGTTCAGCCCGCTCTCGCAAAAGCGCAGTGGGCGAATGCCATGGGCCTGGCGGTGGGAGCTGTCTTGGGGGGCGTGCTGCCCGATCTCTTTGGGCCGGTGGCAGAGAGTCTGGGTTTCAGCGTTTACGACGTCTCTTACGCGGCGAGCTTTGCGGTGATGCTTGGGGTGTTCACCTACACCTTGCTTGTCATCGTGGAGGATCCGCGCCCGTTGAACCCCCAAGCCCTGAAACAGGGGTTCGCAACTGTACCGCAGGTGATCGGGGACGCAGGTCTTCTTGCCCTCAGACATCCGGCGTTGTCGGTGCTTTTGGCGGCTCTGGCGTTTTTCCTGATGGCGACCAACCCGGTCGAAGTGATCTGGCCGACCCATGCAAAACCGATGCTGGAGGAAGGTTATGCAAACACGGTCATCGGTGTCCTGACCGCCACCTATTTCTTTTCAATCGCATTCGGCGCGTCTCTGTCTCCGTACATCAGTCGGATCTTCAGACGGCGGCACGCGATCACCCTTGCCGCGGCTTTCGCCTGCATGGCGGGCGTTCAGGTCGCGTTGGCCCTGCAGGGCAGCATCGCGGGCTTTGCGACGGTTTTCATCCTGTATTCCGTTCTCCTTGGCGTATCCGAGACGCCCGCCAGCAGTATTCTGCATCGATGCGTAGAAGACCGTCAGCGATCCACGATGCTCTCTCTGAGGTCACTGATACAGCAACTCGGAGCAGCTCTGGGTCTGGTCTTGGTGGGAGCGGTTGCCGAGGCCTACTCCACACCTGCGGCCTGGATCGTCGGCGCCGCGTTTCTTGTCGTTGCCGTGATCCTGCTCGGCATCCTCGCCAAACGGCTCGCCGCAGAGATTGAATAG
- the hpaH gene encoding 2-oxo-hept-4-ene-1,7-dioate hydratase has product MLSDTERQAAADAILKAEQTREVCVQPSTQWPGMTLEDAYDVQRRWAEARIAAGAKIVGRKIGLTSRAMQQASKMTEPDYGVIHDDALYRDGARISAGTFIKPRLEVELAFVMGADLEGAGCQVHDVLRATEYVTPALEIIDYRTEVPRQIVDTIADNAAYGASVLGGRPVRPFDVDLRWLGATLSQNGNIEETGLSAGVMGHPAAGLAWLVNKLAPLGSGLKKGDIVLGGSFTRPVDIRSGDVIFADYGPLGAIGVSFE; this is encoded by the coding sequence ATGCTGAGTGACACCGAACGCCAGGCCGCTGCCGATGCGATCCTGAAGGCAGAGCAGACCCGCGAAGTCTGCGTGCAGCCTTCGACACAATGGCCCGGCATGACGCTGGAGGACGCCTACGATGTGCAGCGCCGCTGGGCCGAAGCGCGGATTGCCGCCGGGGCGAAGATCGTCGGTCGCAAGATCGGCCTGACCTCCCGCGCGATGCAGCAGGCGTCGAAGATGACGGAACCGGACTACGGTGTGATCCACGACGACGCGCTCTATCGGGACGGGGCGCGGATCAGCGCGGGGACCTTCATCAAGCCGCGGCTCGAGGTCGAGCTGGCCTTTGTCATGGGTGCGGACCTGGAAGGCGCGGGGTGCCAGGTGCACGATGTGCTGCGTGCCACGGAATACGTGACCCCGGCGCTGGAGATCATCGACTACCGCACGGAGGTGCCGCGCCAGATCGTCGACACCATCGCCGACAATGCCGCTTATGGCGCGAGCGTGCTGGGCGGACGCCCCGTGCGGCCCTTCGACGTCGATCTGCGCTGGCTCGGCGCGACCCTCTCGCAGAACGGCAACATCGAGGAAACCGGCCTGTCGGCGGGGGTCATGGGGCATCCGGCTGCGGGGCTGGCATGGCTGGTGAACAAGCTCGCGCCGCTCGGCAGCGGTCTCAAGAAGGGCGACATCGTGCTGGGCGGGTCCTTCACCCGGCCCGTGGACATCCGCTCCGGCGATGTGATCTTTGCCGACTACGGGCCTCTGGGCGCGATCGGAGTGTCCTTCGAATGA
- a CDS encoding GntR family transcriptional regulator, which translates to MAHPANQPYPAAKQTIAARIEARVRQDILHGRLAPGEKLNLDRLRDQHGVGLSPLREAMNRLVATGLVEAEAMKGYTVTPISVANLDEVAALRIELEPYALRRAIANGGLEWEGEVMGALHRLNRTLRVPGDAGSLTAWEAANNAFHEALIARCDMPLLMKMYHQLVALNDRYRLIYLKATAIQREVIDEHTAIAQAAVERRADEACALLTGHITRSTDNLRRLIVASLPETPQ; encoded by the coding sequence ATGGCCCATCCCGCAAACCAACCGTATCCTGCCGCCAAGCAGACCATTGCCGCCCGGATCGAGGCGCGGGTGCGTCAGGACATCCTGCACGGTCGGCTTGCACCCGGAGAAAAGCTGAATCTCGACCGTCTGCGCGATCAGCATGGCGTCGGGCTGTCGCCGCTGCGCGAGGCAATGAACCGGCTGGTCGCCACAGGACTGGTCGAAGCAGAGGCCATGAAGGGCTACACGGTCACGCCGATCTCCGTGGCGAACCTGGACGAGGTCGCCGCGCTGAGGATCGAGCTGGAGCCCTATGCCCTTCGCCGCGCCATCGCCAATGGCGGGCTGGAATGGGAAGGCGAGGTCATGGGCGCGCTGCACCGGCTGAACCGCACGCTGCGCGTGCCGGGGGATGCGGGGAGCCTTACGGCTTGGGAAGCCGCCAACAACGCCTTTCACGAGGCGCTGATCGCCCGCTGCGACATGCCGCTGCTGATGAAGATGTATCACCAGCTTGTCGCGCTGAACGACCGTTACCGGCTGATCTACCTCAAGGCCACGGCGATCCAGCGCGAGGTGATCGACGAGCACACCGCCATCGCACAGGCCGCTGTAGAGCGCCGCGCGGATGAGGCCTGCGCGTTGCTCACCGGACATATCACACGCTCTACCGACAACCTGCGCCGGCTGATTGTGGCCTCCTTGCCGGAGACCCCGCAATGA
- a CDS encoding ABC transporter ATP-binding protein yields MRIEVQRMSTRVHRTPLLEDISVCVEPGELVGFIGPNGSGKSTLMRCLAGLRRPTTGRVLAENEELGRMPARLRARRIAFVEQQAETTDRLTVREAVNLGRTPYLSPLRGWGSEDEAAVDDALRDVEMTAFAERLWHTLSGGERQRVHIARALAQTPDLLLLDEPTNHLDIRHQLSLMALVQALPITRVIALHDLNQAAACDRVGVLSRGRLVAMGRPHEVLNEALLADVFGVAAVRHAAPDGSPRLHFSHAL; encoded by the coding sequence ATGAGGATAGAGGTGCAGCGCATGTCGACCCGCGTGCACCGCACGCCCCTGCTTGAGGACATCTCGGTTTGCGTCGAGCCCGGGGAACTCGTCGGTTTCATCGGCCCCAACGGCTCTGGAAAATCCACGCTCATGCGTTGCCTCGCGGGACTTCGGCGTCCCACAACGGGCCGCGTACTGGCGGAAAACGAGGAGCTCGGGCGGATGCCTGCCCGCTTGCGCGCCCGGCGCATCGCCTTCGTCGAACAGCAGGCCGAAACGACGGACCGCCTGACCGTTCGGGAAGCGGTGAACCTGGGGCGCACGCCCTATCTTTCGCCGCTGCGAGGCTGGGGGAGCGAAGATGAGGCTGCCGTCGATGATGCTTTGAGAGACGTGGAAATGACCGCCTTTGCCGAACGTCTCTGGCACACCCTTTCGGGGGGCGAGCGTCAGCGCGTTCATATCGCCCGCGCACTGGCGCAGACGCCGGACCTGCTGCTGCTGGACGAACCCACGAACCATCTCGATATCCGCCATCAACTCTCGCTCATGGCTCTTGTCCAGGCCCTGCCAATCACCCGGGTCATAGCGCTCCACGATCTCAACCAGGCCGCGGCCTGTGACCGGGTCGGGGTGCTCAGCCGGGGCCGACTGGTGGCAATGGGCCGTCCACACGAGGTGCTCAACGAGGCTCTGCTGGCCGATGTATTCGGCGTCGCGGCGGTGCGCCACGCGGCACCCGACGGATCGCCGCGCCTCCATTTCTCCCATGCCCTATAG
- a CDS encoding HpcH/HpaI aldolase/citrate lyase family protein: protein MMPANSFKSRLKAGEVQIGLWSSLADPTVSEILAGCGYDWMMLDLEHSTASPADALAWLRTLAAYPVSPVVRPGWNNPVEIKKLLDAGAQTLLIPYVQNAEEARQAVAAITYPPEGIRGVSGITRATRFGAVQGYAQRANEELCLLVQVETRTALDNLEEIATTPGVDGVFLGPADIAASFGHVGQPSHPEVKAAILDAMARLKALGVPSGILSLDQAFLQEARGAGAAFVAVDVDSGMLRRAACARRAEWA from the coding sequence ATGATGCCGGCCAACAGCTTCAAATCCCGGCTGAAGGCAGGTGAGGTGCAGATCGGCCTTTGGTCTTCTTTGGCCGATCCCACGGTGTCCGAGATCCTCGCCGGGTGCGGGTACGACTGGATGATGCTCGATCTCGAGCATTCGACAGCCAGCCCGGCGGATGCGCTGGCATGGCTGCGGACGCTGGCGGCTTACCCCGTCAGCCCCGTGGTACGCCCTGGCTGGAACAACCCGGTGGAGATCAAGAAGCTCCTGGACGCGGGCGCGCAGACCCTTCTGATCCCCTATGTCCAGAATGCCGAGGAAGCGCGGCAGGCCGTGGCTGCCATCACCTATCCGCCCGAAGGCATTCGCGGCGTGTCCGGCATCACCCGAGCGACGCGGTTCGGCGCGGTACAGGGCTATGCCCAACGGGCCAACGAAGAGCTGTGCCTTCTGGTGCAGGTGGAAACCCGTACGGCGCTGGACAATCTCGAAGAGATCGCCACCACGCCCGGTGTCGACGGCGTCTTCCTCGGACCGGCAGACATCGCCGCCAGCTTTGGCCATGTGGGCCAGCCCTCGCATCCGGAGGTCAAGGCCGCCATCCTCGACGCCATGGCCCGGCTCAAGGCGCTCGGTGTGCCTTCTGGCATCCTTTCGCTGGATCAGGCTTTTCTGCAGGAGGCCAGGGGCGCGGGCGCGGCCTTTGTCGCCGTCGACGTGGACAGCGGCATGCTGCGGCGCGCCGCCTGCGCCCGGCGAGCGGAATGGGCATGA
- a CDS encoding Gfo/Idh/MocA family protein: MNTKIAVVGAGLIGRRHAAAVRAAENVELACIVDPAPDAQAYAASLGVPCLPDLGSLFASESAEGVILSTPNTMHADGALACISAGLPVLIEKPLTTDLASARVVVETAENAGVAIATGHHRRHNPLIARAKALVDDGVLGQIASVHGTTWFMKPEEYFEVDWRRRKGAGPVYLNLIHDIDLLQHFCGPVASVHAAESNVIRRNEVEETAAILLRFASGLLGTVNVCDSAVAPWSWELTARENPAYPATTEDCYWIGGTEGSLSLPNLTLWQNPGKRSWWEPISGSKLLFDFSDPLILQAEQFGRVIRGEEAPLVSGRDGFAALAVIEAVKLSAATGQTVEVDR, translated from the coding sequence ATGAACACCAAGATTGCCGTTGTCGGCGCGGGCTTGATCGGCCGACGCCATGCCGCAGCGGTGCGGGCGGCAGAAAACGTCGAGCTCGCCTGCATCGTTGATCCGGCCCCTGATGCGCAGGCCTATGCCGCCAGTCTCGGCGTGCCCTGTTTGCCCGATCTTGGGTCGCTTTTTGCCTCGGAGAGCGCGGAGGGTGTCATTCTCTCTACACCCAACACCATGCATGCGGACGGTGCGCTGGCCTGCATCTCCGCGGGCTTGCCTGTTCTTATCGAGAAGCCCCTGACCACCGACCTCGCATCCGCCCGCGTTGTGGTAGAGACCGCTGAGAACGCCGGAGTCGCCATTGCCACCGGCCATCACCGTCGCCACAACCCCCTGATCGCGCGGGCGAAGGCGCTGGTGGACGACGGAGTGCTGGGACAGATCGCCAGCGTCCATGGCACTACCTGGTTCATGAAGCCTGAAGAGTATTTCGAGGTCGACTGGCGGCGGCGCAAGGGGGCAGGGCCGGTCTACCTCAATCTCATCCATGACATCGACCTGCTGCAACATTTCTGCGGTCCGGTCGCTTCGGTCCATGCGGCGGAGTCGAATGTGATCCGCAGGAACGAAGTCGAGGAAACTGCCGCGATCCTGCTGCGCTTTGCCAGCGGACTTCTCGGAACAGTCAATGTCTGTGACAGCGCGGTTGCTCCGTGGAGCTGGGAGCTGACCGCCCGCGAGAACCCTGCCTATCCAGCAACGACCGAGGATTGTTACTGGATCGGCGGCACCGAAGGCTCGCTTTCGCTGCCGAACCTGACGCTCTGGCAGAACCCGGGCAAGCGCTCGTGGTGGGAGCCCATCTCCGGTTCGAAGTTGCTCTTCGACTTTTCTGACCCGTTGATCCTTCAGGCCGAGCAATTCGGCCGCGTGATCCGGGGCGAAGAAGCACCGCTCGTCTCTGGCCGCGACGGTTTCGCCGCATTGGCGGTGATCGAGGCGGTAAAGCTGTCCGCCGCAACCGGCCAAACTGTGGAGGTAGACCGATGA